One Leisingera sp. M658 genomic window carries:
- the ilvN gene encoding acetolactate synthase small subunit, with protein MSALHIKKGSTRHSAYNLRPTFSDVQERHTIAVLVENEPGVLARVIGLFSGRGYNIESLTVAEVDHTGHLSRITIVTTGTPQVIEQIKAQLGRIVSVRDVHDLTVEGVAVERELAILKVAGEGEKRVEALRLADIFRANVVDSTLNSFVFEITGAPEKIDAFADLMRPLGLSEIARTGVAALLRGN; from the coding sequence ATGTCTGCCCTGCATATTAAAAAAGGCTCCACCCGCCATTCCGCCTACAACCTGCGCCCGACGTTTTCGGATGTGCAGGAACGGCACACAATTGCGGTTCTAGTGGAAAACGAACCCGGTGTTCTCGCCCGTGTCATCGGGCTGTTCTCGGGCCGCGGTTACAACATTGAAAGCCTGACCGTGGCCGAAGTGGATCATACCGGCCATCTATCGCGCATCACCATCGTCACCACCGGCACCCCGCAGGTGATTGAGCAGATCAAGGCCCAGCTGGGACGGATCGTTTCGGTGCGCGACGTGCATGACCTGACCGTCGAAGGCGTGGCCGTTGAGCGCGAGCTGGCGATCCTCAAGGTCGCCGGTGAAGGCGAAAAACGCGTCGAGGCGCTGCGGCTGGCGGATATCTTCCGCGCCAATGTGGTTGACAGCACGCTGAACAGTTTTGTTTTCGAGATCACCGGCGCGCCGGAAAAAATCGACGCCTTTGCCGATCTGATGCGCCCGCTTGGCCTGTCCGAGATTGCCCGTACCGGGGTCGCTGCGCTGCTGCGTGGAAATTGA
- a CDS encoding lytic murein transglycosylase has product MDITRRHFGFGLAAFGLTACSSTVPTVSGSSGSPGLPADLRPVPNTGYDAWVASFRSRAEARGISQSTLRAAFRGAGYLPGVVKRDRNQTEFKRTLEDYLSIAVSDERLSKGRAAFARHQSTLRALERAYGVDAEIICAIWGLESFYGERRGNVPVISATSTLAYDGRRGAFFEKQLIAALKILQNGDTTPARMTGSWAGAMGHTQFIPTSYQAFAVDFTGDGRRDIWSEDPSDSLASTAAYLQRNGWTRGQKWGGEAGAPGTPAGRTLQPQAGGPKFLVTGNFNAIKRYNNSDSYAIGVGHLADRIAGGGPLRASFPPDKYGLTKDDRILLQKRLTAKGFDTGGADGVLGPKSRAAISGFQSSRGLPATGDPSQALLSSLR; this is encoded by the coding sequence ATGGATATCACACGGCGTCATTTTGGATTTGGTCTTGCGGCTTTCGGGCTGACCGCCTGCAGCAGCACAGTGCCGACGGTCAGCGGCTCCAGCGGCAGCCCCGGCCTGCCGGCGGACCTTCGCCCCGTGCCCAATACGGGCTATGACGCCTGGGTGGCGTCGTTCCGCTCCCGGGCAGAAGCGCGCGGCATTTCCCAATCTACCCTGCGCGCAGCGTTCCGCGGTGCGGGCTATCTGCCCGGCGTTGTAAAACGCGACCGCAACCAGACCGAATTCAAGCGCACGCTGGAGGATTATCTCTCTATCGCCGTTTCGGACGAGCGCCTGTCCAAGGGCCGCGCCGCCTTTGCCCGGCATCAGTCCACCTTGCGGGCGCTGGAGCGCGCTTACGGCGTTGATGCGGAAATCATCTGCGCAATCTGGGGGCTGGAGAGCTTTTACGGTGAGCGCCGCGGCAATGTGCCGGTGATCTCGGCCACGTCAACGCTGGCCTATGACGGGCGGCGCGGGGCGTTCTTTGAAAAACAGCTGATTGCAGCGCTGAAGATCCTGCAGAACGGCGATACCACGCCTGCGCGGATGACCGGCAGCTGGGCCGGCGCGATGGGGCATACCCAATTCATCCCGACATCTTATCAGGCCTTTGCAGTTGATTTCACCGGCGATGGACGCCGCGACATCTGGTCCGAGGATCCCAGTGACTCGCTGGCCTCCACCGCTGCCTATCTGCAGCGCAATGGCTGGACCCGCGGGCAGAAATGGGGCGGCGAGGCCGGGGCGCCGGGCACCCCTGCGGGCCGCACCCTGCAGCCGCAGGCGGGCGGGCCGAAGTTCCTGGTCACTGGAAACTTCAATGCGATCAAGCGCTACAACAACTCGGATTCCTATGCGATCGGGGTGGGCCATCTGGCTGACCGCATCGCAGGCGGCGGCCCGCTGCGCGCCAGTTTCCCGCCGGACAAATACGGGCTGACCAAGGACGACCGCATCCTGCTGCAAAAACGCCTGACGGCCAAAGGGTTCGATACCGGCGGCGCCGACGGTGTGCTGGGACCGAAAAGCCGTGCCGCCATCAGCGGCTTTCAATCCAGCCGCGGATTGCCCGCAACAGGTGATCCGTCGCAGGCGCTGCTCAGCAGCCTTAGGTAA
- a CDS encoding MBL fold metallo-hydrolase — protein MDEQSKNLDPVRLDGRKDDLAPGLSRRSFFAAAGAAGVGTAASLLGSTSAQAQSTDWLQPGNNNHVIDLQNAGSFTDGEVKIDFYGHCAFKITSPGGTSILFDPWRDDPSGAWGLWFKQKFPETLVDITMSTHTHFDHDAIDRPQSTMVLDRMVGTFEFADMKITGYADKHACVAPGWYPWTDALAEFGVEACPPNNPGHMDMVTYVVETGGIRTLIWGDNRPDPADGFWDAIGRIDVLTLPVDGSEHILSYAQANALVERIQPKVVIPTHYLSETTTYTLSTLQPADTWVQDQKSFKILESASLSLAAADVQGMDKEFLYFGHNALTE, from the coding sequence ATGGATGAGCAAAGCAAGAACCTCGATCCGGTGAGGCTGGACGGGCGCAAAGATGATCTGGCACCGGGGCTGTCGCGGCGCAGTTTCTTTGCGGCGGCGGGTGCCGCAGGTGTGGGCACTGCCGCCAGCCTGCTGGGCAGTACCAGCGCCCAGGCGCAATCCACCGATTGGCTGCAGCCCGGCAACAACAACCATGTGATCGACCTGCAGAACGCAGGGTCATTCACCGATGGCGAGGTCAAGATCGATTTCTACGGCCATTGCGCCTTCAAGATCACCTCACCCGGCGGCACCTCGATCCTGTTCGATCCGTGGCGGGATGATCCGTCGGGCGCGTGGGGGCTGTGGTTCAAGCAGAAATTCCCGGAGACACTGGTTGATATCACCATGTCCACCCACACCCATTTCGACCACGACGCCATTGACCGGCCGCAATCAACCATGGTGCTGGACCGGATGGTAGGCACATTCGAGTTCGCCGACATGAAGATCACCGGCTACGCCGACAAACACGCCTGCGTGGCGCCGGGCTGGTATCCGTGGACCGATGCGCTGGCTGAATTCGGGGTTGAGGCCTGCCCGCCCAATAACCCGGGCCATATGGATATGGTGACCTACGTGGTGGAAACCGGCGGCATCCGCACGCTGATCTGGGGCGACAACCGGCCTGACCCGGCAGACGGGTTCTGGGATGCCATTGGCCGGATTGACGTGCTGACCCTGCCAGTGGATGGCTCCGAACACATCCTGTCCTATGCCCAAGCCAATGCACTGGTTGAGCGGATCCAGCCCAAGGTGGTGATCCCAACCCACTACCTGTCCGAGACAACCACCTATACGCTGTCGACCCTGCAGCCAGCCGACACCTGGGTACAGGACCAGAAAAGCTTCAAGATACTGGAGAGTGCATCACTGTCGCTGGCCGCCGCGGATGTTCAGGGCATGGATAAGGAGTTCCTCTATTTCGGGCACAACGCGCTGACGGAGTAA
- a CDS encoding cold shock domain-containing protein, translating into MIGVILWSDESLNKAVIWCDDQGDLAFYTKKASEDFHELNPGDWVEFELTLSGNCRIAENLAVLLEQGSPGLADRLCAAAGRGAEAAGAGPENGTVVPFPQQSVKKRRVAAPLHVSRG; encoded by the coding sequence ATGATTGGAGTTATTTTATGGAGTGATGAATCCCTGAACAAAGCCGTTATTTGGTGCGATGATCAGGGTGACCTTGCTTTCTACACAAAAAAGGCAAGTGAAGACTTCCATGAACTGAATCCAGGCGATTGGGTTGAGTTTGAATTAACTTTGAGCGGCAATTGCAGGATTGCGGAAAATCTTGCGGTATTGCTTGAACAGGGTAGCCCGGGCCTGGCGGACCGGCTGTGTGCGGCAGCGGGCCGCGGCGCCGAAGCGGCGGGTGCCGGGCCGGAAAACGGAACTGTTGTTCCCTTTCCGCAGCAATCTGTGAAAAAGCGGCGCGTTGCGGCGCCGCTTCATGTAAGCCGGGGCTGA
- a CDS encoding acetolactate synthase 3 large subunit, protein MTREMTGAKMVVQALKDQGVDVVFGYPGGAVLPIYDEIFLQNDIRHVLVRHEQGAVHAAEGYARSTGKPGVVLVTSGPGATNAVTGLTDALLDSIPLVVLTGQVPTFMIGSDAFQEADTVGITRPCTKHNWLVKDTDALAGTLHEAFHVATSGRPGPVLVDIPKDVQFANGTYNGPKPAASHYQPQVKGDMEEITELVAALETAKRPVFYTGGGVINSGNAASQLLRELIDGTGIPVTSTLMGLGAYPASGKNWLGMLGMHGLYEANMAMHGCDLMINIGARFDDRITGKIDAFSPKSKKAHIDIDPSSINKVIRVDIPIVGDVAHVLEDILKVWKSRGRKVNREALAKWHKQIDEWRAVNCLNFKNSDKTIKPQYALQRLEELTKGHDRYITTEVGQHQMWAAQYLNFEDPNRWMTSGGLGTMGYGFPASIGAQMAHPDALVINVAGEASWLMNMQEMGTAMQFRLPVKQFILNNERLGMVRQWQELLHGERYSHSWSESLPDFVKLAEAFGAKGICVSDPKDLDDAIMEMIEYDGPVIFDCLVEKHENCFPMIPSGKAHNEMLLGEADTQGVIQAGGAVLV, encoded by the coding sequence ATGACACGTGAAATGACCGGCGCAAAGATGGTTGTCCAAGCCCTGAAGGATCAGGGTGTGGATGTAGTCTTCGGATACCCAGGCGGCGCCGTGCTGCCGATCTATGACGAGATCTTTCTGCAAAATGACATCCGCCACGTGCTGGTGCGCCACGAACAGGGCGCGGTGCACGCCGCCGAGGGCTATGCCCGCTCCACCGGCAAACCCGGCGTTGTGCTGGTGACCTCTGGTCCCGGTGCCACCAATGCGGTGACCGGCTTGACGGACGCCCTGCTTGATTCCATCCCGCTGGTGGTTCTCACCGGCCAGGTGCCGACCTTCATGATCGGCTCGGACGCCTTCCAGGAGGCTGATACCGTCGGCATCACCCGCCCTTGCACCAAGCACAACTGGCTGGTCAAGGACACTGATGCGCTGGCCGGCACCCTGCATGAGGCCTTTCATGTCGCTACCTCGGGCCGTCCGGGCCCGGTTCTGGTCGACATTCCCAAGGACGTGCAGTTTGCAAACGGTACCTATAACGGGCCGAAACCAGCCGCCTCCCATTACCAGCCGCAAGTCAAAGGCGACATGGAGGAGATCACCGAACTGGTCGCAGCCCTTGAGACCGCTAAACGCCCGGTGTTCTATACCGGCGGCGGCGTGATCAACTCCGGCAATGCCGCCAGCCAATTGCTGCGCGAGCTGATTGACGGCACCGGCATCCCGGTGACTTCAACCCTGATGGGGCTGGGCGCCTATCCGGCCTCAGGCAAAAACTGGCTGGGGATGCTGGGGATGCACGGGCTGTATGAGGCCAACATGGCGATGCACGGCTGCGACCTGATGATCAACATCGGCGCCCGCTTTGACGACCGCATTACCGGCAAGATCGACGCCTTCAGCCCGAAATCGAAGAAGGCGCATATCGATATCGATCCCTCCTCGATCAACAAGGTGATCCGGGTCGATATCCCGATCGTGGGCGATGTGGCGCATGTTCTGGAAGACATCCTGAAGGTCTGGAAGTCGCGCGGCCGCAAGGTGAACCGCGAGGCGCTGGCCAAATGGCACAAGCAGATCGACGAATGGCGCGCGGTGAACTGCCTGAACTTCAAGAACTCGGACAAGACCATCAAGCCGCAATATGCGCTGCAGCGCCTGGAAGAGCTGACCAAGGGCCATGACCGCTATATCACCACCGAGGTCGGTCAGCACCAGATGTGGGCGGCGCAATACCTGAATTTCGAGGATCCGAACCGCTGGATGACCTCGGGCGGGCTTGGCACCATGGGTTATGGTTTTCCGGCCTCGATCGGTGCCCAGATGGCGCATCCGGACGCGCTGGTGATCAACGTCGCGGGCGAAGCCTCCTGGCTGATGAACATGCAGGAGATGGGCACCGCGATGCAGTTCCGCCTGCCGGTGAAACAGTTCATCCTTAACAATGAACGTCTGGGCATGGTGCGCCAGTGGCAGGAACTGCTGCACGGCGAGCGCTACTCGCACAGCTGGTCGGAATCGCTGCCCGATTTTGTGAAACTCGCCGAGGCTTTCGGCGCCAAAGGTATCTGTGTCAGCGATCCCAAGGACCTGGATGATGCGATCATGGAAATGATTGAATACGACGGGCCGGTGATCTTTGATTGCCTGGTGGAAAAGCACGAGAACTGCTTCCCGATGATCCCGTCAGGCAAGGCGCATAATGAGATGCTGCTGGGCGAGGCCGATACGCAAGGCGTTATCCAGGCCGGCGGCGCAGTGCTGGTGTAA
- a CDS encoding helix-turn-helix domain-containing protein — MFGANLRQLSRQYPSISELSRQLGINRTQFNRYLSGESFPRPDVLDRICQFFEVDARILLDPVEKLSKTGQVINGAFLTDFLGRGVLQLREEFFPSGFYRFTRRSFISDDKFVIGLVYVFRDAGVTYIKGFEAKEAMRSQGLPDSPGVREFRGYISGHEDGVAFVIARRNAMTYSFNYLARVASLENNFWSGYVARTVRENETGERVTRMVYEHLGRDAKQVLAAARSAGFANEAELLPFHQRLLHTGQPFC; from the coding sequence ATGTTTGGCGCCAATTTGCGTCAATTGTCGCGGCAATATCCGTCGATTTCGGAACTGTCGCGGCAGCTGGGGATCAACCGGACCCAATTCAACCGGTACCTGTCCGGCGAAAGCTTTCCGCGCCCGGATGTGCTGGACCGCATCTGCCAGTTTTTCGAAGTGGATGCCCGCATTCTGCTCGACCCGGTGGAAAAACTGTCAAAAACCGGCCAGGTCATCAACGGCGCCTTTCTCACCGATTTCCTGGGCCGCGGCGTGCTGCAGCTGAGGGAAGAATTCTTCCCGTCCGGATTCTACCGCTTCACCCGCCGCAGTTTCATCAGTGACGACAAATTCGTCATTGGCCTGGTCTATGTCTTCCGCGATGCAGGCGTGACATACATAAAGGGCTTTGAAGCCAAGGAGGCGATGCGCAGCCAGGGCCTGCCCGACAGTCCCGGCGTCCGCGAATTCCGCGGCTACATCAGCGGCCACGAGGACGGTGTCGCCTTTGTCATCGCCCGCCGCAATGCAATGACCTATTCCTTCAACTACCTGGCCCGGGTGGCCTCGCTCGAGAACAACTTCTGGTCCGGTTACGTCGCCCGCACCGTCCGGGAAAACGAAACCGGCGAACGGGTGACGCGGATGGTCTATGAACATCTTGGCCGGGACGCCAAACAGGTGCTGGCCGCTGCCCGCAGCGCAGGGTTCGCCAATGAAGCAGAGCTGCTGCCCTTTCACCAGCGGCTGCTGCACACCGGCCAGCCTTTCTGCTGA